In the Periophthalmus magnuspinnatus isolate fPerMag1 chromosome 11, fPerMag1.2.pri, whole genome shotgun sequence genome, TATGCATTGTTTCAATGTAAGGGCAATGGATAAACCATATTTTATAAGAGATACAGAGTGTCAAGGCAGAGATTGAGGAGGCTCTATCTCTTGTTTATAATTTTTACATGAAGTAGCTTTCATGATGCAAACTGCAGACTATATTAACTTAAGGCCTTTGACTTGACAGCAAGCTCTGGTGATCCGTGAGGGGGAGAAGATGCAGATAAATGCAGAGCAGGTGGTGGCTGGAGACCTGGTGGAGGTGAAAGGTGGAGACAGGATCCCCGCTGATCTGCGCATCATCTCCTCACATGGCTGCAAGGTGAGAACTGAAtacaaaatacactgtacaactccataaaaaatacatctacACATTGTACAACTTTATGTGAAGACAGCCCTGATTTCAAAGGCCATGTCAGTCTCCTCATACAGTAATAGAGGTTCCTGTTGCTTTCTGCAGGTGGACAACTCCTCCCTGACAGGGGAATCAGAGCCTCAGACCAGGTCACCTGACTGTACCCATGACAACCCCCTGGAGACCCGCAACATCGCCTTTTTCTCCACCAACTGCGTCGAAGGTTAGACCATCATcttaacatgtatttattatcactgggtacatttacatgacAGTGAAAATCTGGTCTAAAATGAGCAGGTAATCCAATACACACATTTGTCAGTTTCTCATAGGTTTTATAGGATATTGAGTAATGTCAAATAAGGCTTTGCCAAAAAATGAAAGATCGAATTTTGGTCAGTCTCGATTATAGGCAAGGACATTTTAACTGACAGGTCTTCAGCCAATCCTGCGGCAGTAAGAGCATGTGGTACTGAAGAAGAGTCATATCTCTCGTTTAGGTGAAAGCTCTGAGTCACATCGTGTCTCTTTAAGTCACGTGTTCTCGTGTTTCACAAGATTTGATTTAAATCTGCACAATTTGACAAAAATTCCAGTCTGCCTTTCCCACTACCTCTGTGTGTGCAGTGCCATCTGCCAgactccccttcctcctctctgatcCAGTGGCAGCTCCTcaccttttttcctctttctctcctctgatgtttcttatcattataatccaagttatCTAAATGACAATTTTCTCAccatttatgagtgaaacttGAGACCTAATGTAGCACAAGGACAGAGCACGTGTTTCTGCCGATAGCatgctttatatatatatatatatttaaatgtggaTTTTTCTGGTATTATTGGtcttaacacaaaataaaaatgatagtgATCCTGACACCCTGCTATTTATACCTGAAGTCAACCTGTCCATGTTTTCAATATCAatctggggaaaaaaagtcaTTCTTTTTTATCTCATATTGCTCAAACCTAATGTCAAATGTCAAGACTTGCAGTGAggtgaacaatcagaaaaaatCAGTAGCTGTTTTATTTCAATACTCTGATAACTGTAGGAATTAGATAACGATCAGATTtgtggtgtgcatgtaaacataggcACTGTTCACTTTGAAGTCTGCTACAGTACCAGAAGtgaattttccattcatttacatagactttaaaaaaaccctcaaatatTAATAGTTCAAAGACATCGTGCAAGCCAAACAGCTGTGttaaaaatgctctattccactgTGTTCGATGTCTCTGAATTCTTAATATTagaatttttcaaaaagtctatgggaaagacgaatggaaaatttacttcttgAACCGGAGCGGGTGGTCACTGTTGCAGTCATAGTTGTGTGTAAAATATAGCTCATATTAGTAAACAGGGCCATCCACAGACTGTCTTTTGAGTTGATTCTGTGTGTTGGCTGACATAGTTCGTGGTCTGTTTGTTTTGCCACAGTTCAGTTCACAGAGAGTGATTACCCTTTACAGCAGCAGGACATTGTCATGGAAACTCAATGAAAGGGTGCCCCCTAGTGGTTACTAATGATACAAGACATATAGTGACGTTTTATGATCTGACaaagtttttatatatatatatatatatatatatatatatatatgtatatgtatatatatgtatatgtatatatatgtatatgtatatgtatatatatatatgtatatatatatatatatatatatgtatatgtatgtatatatatgtgtatatatatatatatgtgtatatatgtgtatatatatgtatatatatgtgtgtgtgtgtgggtgtgtgtgtgtgtgtgtgtgtgggggggggtgtgtgggggggtgtgtgtgtgtgtgtgtgtgtgtgtgtaaaccaAGCAAGTAATTGTAAAGCAGTGGTTGGAGATGGGGAGTTATAGAGATATTTTGAGAACTCTAATTCAGAATAATACAGGATtatataaaagtacaatttaaagtaactaatgatgagggaacaaaacAAGCTTATATAAAgtagatttagcataatatgtctaTGTCCCCTTTGAGCAATGCTGTCATTTGTGCTCAGGAACGGCCCGTGGTATCGTGGTGTGTACTGGTGACCGCACAGTGATGGGACGCATTGCCACTCTAACCTCAGGACTAGAGACTGGCAAGGTACAATTAGTCTGTTATTTTAATTACTATGACTGTGAATAATTTATCACCTATATTATTATAGGAATGGATTAACTAAACCGTAATTTAACGCTCattttttaaactcttaatgTAAAGTGTAAACATAGCAACTGCTGCGTACACCTCCACTGGTTTTAATACAGCCATACCTGGACTTCTATGACCACTTATGTatgttgcagttttttttagttttttttttaaacaatattgtacttttagaatattttttttggggggggggggggggggataattttctgctttatggttGAATTCACTTAACTGAGTTTTTTCTGCTTCCTGATTGGGTAATCTGCTTGGTAACTAAAGCATGTAAACAATAACAACTCTAACTCTTGTAATCTGGTAATTgtgaaaaatttaaattataagCATGATCAGTAAAGTTAAATATCTGAGGATACGGGTAATcattatgaaatatttaaacacatcctaaatatgttaaaattatatacaactattgaataaatgcaaactttttcacaaactaaaaaTGGAAATAACCGCTAAACCGTTCCTCTTCTCCACAGACGCCCATTGCGAAGGAGATTGAGCACTTCATCCGCATCATCACGGGCGTCGCTGTGTTCCTGGGCGTGACTTTCTTTGTCCTGTCCCTGATCCTGGGCTACAGTTGGCTGGAAGCAGTCATCTTCCTCATCGGCATCATCGTCGCCAACGTACCAGAGGGTCTGCTCGCCACTGTCACTGTGAGTACTACACTGCAGGGTCAGCTTAAGGAAAACTTTGGCTTTATTTGTAGAGAGGAAGCTTAGCTTTAATCATAGAGACAGACTTGGGAACGCAACCTTTTGTAGAAAATGAAATCAATTCATCTTTACACACAATGGATTATCAATTAATTCATCATCTCATCATTATCATGACATAATTGAAAAGTCAAACTATTTAACTGCCACCACTTCTGACGTCTGTTTATAATGTTACAGTGATTTTAAGGCAGTCACATTCTTTTATTGTGTCATCAACGGATTCATATTATTGACAGAATTGTAGTACTTTGCATGGAAAAATTTGCAAACTTGACATAGGTAAGACATTGGTCAATGAGCTGCTAAATGTTTTAACTGATAAGATAAAACTAGCCTGAAGCTCTCTACAAATATCAATATAATGAGAATGAAAATGTGTACACGCAGGTCCAAATTAATTGGTAATAAATAAGTTAGTTAGTCTGACTCAGAGCCCTAAAGCAAGACTGAAAATAGGACactataaaatatgattttaaaacatacatatttaatgacttttctttttaaaagtAACTTAAGTAtaagtaatataaataaaagaatttCAAATGGGTTGCATGCATTTAATGTCCTGAGTTAGAGCCAGATTAGTGAGACTAAATGTAGATTTAAATAACTAATAGTTTTACAGATCACTTTTAAGTTTGTAAGTATACTGGACTGACAGAATTTGAGTAATTCAAAGCTAAATTTGCTTGACTTAATTCATTTtttgtagatgtttttattgtaaatgtagTTGTCTGTGTATTTAACGGTGTTAAATTCAGTGTTGTGTTGTGAAGTGATATGGCTGATCcggtggctcctctctctcctctgtggccTGGTGTTTCAGTGGCTTTGTGAATCTTTGTGCCTTTACATTTGTGCTGTGATAGTGATGTCTGTGTTgaccctttcctcctcttctctttctctccttcttctctcctccttcccccccctcctcctcctttcttctcccctcctccctttctgtCCCCCAagtatgtctctctctccatttatGTCTTTCTCTTCCAGGCCAGTCAGTTTACGGCGCTTTCTGCCTTCACAACGACTGGCTAAATGTAATAACTATAGGATATAAGCATAAGATGATAAAGTTGTAACTGAATTGGACCTTCTCTGCTTGAAAACAATGtgcttcttttgtttttggcctTTGGCTCTTGCCGTACTTTTAGCATGAAACCTAATGCACTTTTGCACTGCATCACTGCTTTCTGCATTTGCTCTTTTGACTGTGCTAATAACATTGAAATGCATTTGGATAAAACAACATGAACATCTCCAGatatttaaccattttataataCTACACTTACTCAtgccttaaagagggggtattatgctaaattgattttttttagctttcttccatgttacaatgctgttccctcatcaaaaacatgcctgaagaggttttagatgtcatccatgcatgtttcagtattttagtgGTCTCTTCCGGGCTCTGTTCAAACCtgccttatggttagctgtaagatacTGTGCAATGCTGAggccacaagcctacgtcacccatgtttccacatgacaattctccataaacgtATAAAAAgtatgatgcaaaactgtagacagcaacttcacaaacctgttgcgatgtgcagtaatttcattaaCGGGATGCACacggattgtgttgtgatagcgatAAGGGGGAGTAGGGgagacaataaaaggtaacatggtgatctaaatatgtcacgtgttagcagttaatacctcatagaagtaaagtaccccctcattaataaagcatgaacgaAGACTTTATTCAGTTTcagtagtttattaagaatgactcgggcttagtaactactttatTAATACCCCTCAACCCTTAATTAAATAGTCACTtaacctgaatcattcttaattaaatatttgttcattatgaattaagtctttgttcatggttTATTATGGCTGATTAAGGAGTAATTGTATAAATAGTTGCACGTATAAATATAGTACCCaatttttcattgtatttcttCAATTTTCTGTGACTAAAGCAGCCTGGAGGTGATCATGTCTGTTTCACAATGGATCAATACTAATTCTGCCCTGTCAGATTGGTCTTTGTACCAATTGTTTGGCCTGACCTTTTCGCAGGTGTGCCTGACTCTGACGGCTAAGCGAATGGCACGCAAAAACTGCCTGGTGAAGAACCTGGAGGCTGTGGAGACTCTGGGCTCCACCTCCACCATCTGCTCTGACAAGACGGGCACCCTGACCCAGAACCGTATGACTGTGGCCCACATGTGGTTTGACAACCAGATCCACGAGGCTGACACCACCGAAGACCAGTCTGGTGAGAGGCGCTGTCTGTGAGATAGGGAAGGATGTGTTCATATGTCATTACTACATTCTAATCTGATTCATAATTTAAAATGGATCCAAGAATTCTGTGggacacacattagcaaaaaattccagatttaaacaacacattttcaggagtctttaatcaatatgagcattcacggtcctgtttaggtgtttgattttcaacagaaaAGGTGAGCGTGACTAACTGAAAGACTGTTTGccaatgctaactagcttgtgacaaatgttattttaagtttaacttgagtaacagagcttcagatagAGCAGTACCTACAGTTGGTATCACagccccagagaatgttgatgacctcaactgcaaagtatcaatatctgtAAAATTGGGCCTTCAACCAAAACCGGCATAAATAACATAACTTATTTGCTGGTTCAATGCAGTGAAGTGTATAAAATGAAAGTTCAGGCATGTGTTGTGTAAAGAGTTACATATGAAGTTACTTTCAGAATAGTTTGACAAATCTAATGTGAAATATCCTTGCTTGCTAAAGTATTGTAATTCAATTGAATTCGTTTTTTGCCTTGTAAATAGAattttaaagataaaaacaaataagttgTTAAAGAAGCGAATATCGCTGTAAACAGTAAATAGTGAGGAGAAACAACtgcaacatggttaaaagctctgaaaagattttacataatagcaATAGCTTTAAACAAGGACATTAAGTTATTTTGTAACTTTtgcatttaatacattttctttctgACTGATCCATCATTATCTTCCAGGCTGCTCCTTTGACAAGAGCTCCACAACCTGGGTGTCCTCTGGCCCGTATCGCTACTTCTGTGTAACCGCGCTGTGTTTAAGGCGGGACAGGAGTCTTTGCCCATCTTGAAGAGGGAGGTGGCCGGAGACGCCTCTGAGTCTGCTCTGCTCAAATGTATCGAACTGTCTTGTGGAGCTGTGAAGGCCATGAGGGACAAgaacaagaaggtggcagagATCCCCTTCAACTCCACCAACAAGTACCAGGTCTGTCATTTATAACGAGAGCATCTGGAGAAACACTGTCTGGCTTTCTAAGGAACATTCCCAATCACAATTTAATGTTTGTCTAACTGTTTGTTACAAATATTTTTCTCTACGTTTTTCTGAACTAAACTTCAAATTTTCTCAACACTGTGGACCCtgcctttgaactctttttttcctttgccTAATCCCTGAATTTCCATTTATCCCTGATGTTGTCTCTGTCCCTACAGCTCTCCATCCATGAGACAGAGGATGAGAATGACAACCGTTACCTGCTTGTCATGAAGGGGGCACCAGAGAGGATCCTGGATCGCTGCAACACCATCATGGTCCAGGGCAAAGAACAGCCTATGGACGACGAGATGAAGGAAGCTTTCCAGAACGCCTACCTCGAGCTGGGGGGTCTGGGAGAGAGGGTGCTGGGTGAGACCACATATTACACTGTATTCAACAATAGCATGAACAGGCATGCATGGACTGAAATTGAAATTCCTTGTTGGTTATTTACATAATGCTAAATTATATAATTCCAAATTCCAGCTCCTTTTTAGAGCAGTTTTGCTTTTTGAACTGCATGCAGACTTGTCTGATCAGTTCTATGTAGAAATCAACATATTATTACACAACCATATAGTATCTGTGCAAAATTCTTTCTATTTGTACCTACTTCATATAATACTAATATAACTTTCTACTGTTTCCacccttttttttcttcttcttcaggcTTCTGCCACTGTTCATGCCTGAGGACAAGTACCCCAAAGGTTTTGCTTTCGACACAGATGATGTAAACTTCCAGACAGATGGGCTATGCTTCGTGGGGCTCATGTCCATGATCGACCCTCCCAGAGCTGCGGTGCCCGACGCTGTGGGAAAGTGCCGCTCGGCTGGAATCAAGGTCTTATCTCTTATTTAGAACATATTTCgagatttacatttacacattccctcttgatttaatttaaactatagattgtatacataaatggacatagctagcccgCTAAATGCTTCGTTCCAAATGAGAAGTGAGCATGAGCTCGAAGTGGTTCCTTTGAGCTCTAGTTGCAATTGACTTTTACTGAAAAATCTTCACCCCTCTCACTGTAACTGCTGTAGTCAGGCtagtcattctgaccttaaaatgttcgtattaacccgctttatatgatcctgaggtttttatttcactattttgttcctaaattaagatatgaacattaacaaggGACAAATCGGGTGCCtgttttccccgaggtcactcccgctcgcattagcaacaggtttgattggcactGTTGCTAAATGTccgcattaccttcaacagccttgctcctgatttcCTCTTTGGTGTTGCGCTacaatttccaaatatggtccctggttgtagattagctgctataactgctagcctcgctgagcttcatttgtttgcaaccgaacactatgggtgacctcacacttccttagtccacttctatttTACAGTCTATGAATTAAACTCAGATTTGTATCTCTACTTTCTCCTAGGTTATCATGGTGACTGGAGACCATCCCATCACAGCTAAGGCCATTGCTAAAGGTGTGGGCATCATCTCTGAGGGTAACGAGACAGTGGAGGACATTGCATTAAGGCTCAACATCCCCGTCAGCCAAGTCAACCCCAGGTAACTTAGAAAAACATACAACTCCAGCATGAATctaatttaaaaatgattttgttAAAGTGTAGAAAAGGTTTTAAGAAAACTCATTAGAGAATAGGGCTTGGAACCCGCACaagacactgttttttttttaatgatgtgATGTGACAATGCAACATAACATGTAGAATAATATTCAGTACATTGCCTGGACATATTTGTGAgcagttgtgttgtgatggtttCAGGGATGCAAAGGCATGTGTGATCCACGGCACAGACCTGAAGGACCTGACCCAAGAGCAGATGGATGACATCCTGAAGAACCACACGGAGATTGTCTTCGCTAGAACCTCCCCACAGCAGAAACTCATCATCGTGGAGGGCTGCCAGAGACAGGTTCAGGCAAAAATGTAAAGGAAAAGAGCAAAGACAGAAATCTATTCAAATGTGAAGGGTTTTAAGGTGAagtgtgaggagaggaggagagttgtGTTACCTTTATTCGAtctcagtttaaaaacacttattattacCATATTATGCATTCATACTGATTTATGCAATCTAAATTACTATCTAGCTGCTAAAATTGGTATGCTATTACATGCCATTTATTGAGAGCACAAACACAAGTTAGCTTAAGCCGTAGTATGTATTTGGCATGCAATTCAGCTATCTGAATGAAAATCGACTTCagttttaaaaactttttttaaaatggtgcaataaataattataattaattaatttaacatTAGGTCCTGGAACACAAATAATATTtatgatatatttttaaacaatctCACGTAGACCAAGGTTTTGTTGTACTTAAGAGTTCTTTTTATTGTAAGTACATCATTTGTAATTTATGCCCTGCACATATTTGTGAActctgtatatgtgtatatatgttcaGGGAGCCATAGTTGCGGTAACAGGAGATGGTGTTAATGACTCTCCCGCTCTGAAGAAGGGCAGACATCGGCGTTGCCATGGGGATCTCGGCTCTGATGTGTTACCAAACAGGCCGCAGACATGATCCTGCCTCGATGACAACTTCGCTTCCATCGTCACTGGGGTCGAGGAAGGTGAGTGGAAAACAAGGAAAGAGatacaaacaggaaaaatattCTGTTgatttgaaagtaaaaagtcaacaaaatgaATCCACACAACTAACTAAATGGCCTCTGCTAACGCTGTACTTTAACATCtggcaaaaaaacacaatcctTGTTAGTGTAGAAATGTATGTGGAAATCTACTCTGAAGTTACTTCTCttgcacatgtttgaatagATAATggtgttttatttacttttcagtaCACTTATTTCTTATATTTGTGGCAGGTCGCTTGATCTTTGACCCAACTGAAGAAGTCCATCGCATACACTCTGACCAGTAACATTCCAGAGATCACGCCCTTCCTGTTCTTCATCCTGGTCAACATTCCTCTGCCTCTGGGCACCATCACCATCCTCTGCATCGAACCTGGGCACTGACATGGTGAGGCTGCCATTTATACCACACATAACCCCCACATTAAAAGGGACATGGTGAGGCTGGTTGTCTGTCCATCCACCCCGTACACATGTGTGACACAATAACTATACAATTAATCTGATTTTAATTGTGAATTATAATTACAGCAACCAATCAGCTACAAAGCTGATTGGTGCTGTAATTCAGCTGATTCAGAATTATCTTGTAAATGATATTTTTGAGTTTGAGCTGCCTCACAAATCTGGGCTAACCCCTCTTCCCTAGTCTAAGGCTTTTATCTAGGCCTAGTCCCCAAAGGTAACCCGGTAAATTTAGCAaacatttgagttttgtttttaaacaatattaaattaatatttgtatcatgcaaaatgtttttttttgtaatggtgAATAGAGCATTATGTCATATACAGTTATAAAAATCAGTACTGGAACAATAGTAGATATAATATCTTTTTAAACAATAGTTTTCAACTGGTTTcacacaatttttttattttcaatgaaTTTGTTAACAATTTAACCTGCCTATTCTCAGTATGATCACTAGATGGCAGTGTTGCATTTGTAATAGGTCTACAGATGAATGAATTGTACCACAGTTTCTCTGAATGACCCCTGGGCATGCTTCTCTCTCAGGTCCCAGCCATCTCATTGGCCTATGAAGCAGCAGAGAGCGATATAATGAAGCGTCAACCCAGAAACCCATCCCGAGACCAAA is a window encoding:
- the atp1a3a gene encoding LOW QUALITY PROTEIN: sodium/potassium-transporting ATPase subunit alpha-3a (The sequence of the model RefSeq protein was modified relative to this genomic sequence to represent the inferred CDS: inserted 1 base in 1 codon; deleted 8 bases in 7 codons); translation: MGYGRSDSYRVATTQDKDEKESPKKKGGKDMDDLKKEVPITEHKMSVEEVCRKYNTDIVQGLTNARAAEYLARDGPNALTPPPTTPEWVKFCRQLFGGFSILLWIGAILCFLAYAIQAATEDEPAGDNLYLGIVLSAVVIITGCFSYFQEAKSSKIMESFKNMVPQQALVIREGEKMQINAEQVVAGDLVEVKGGDRIPADLRIISSHGCKVDNSSLTGESEPQTRSPDCTHDNPLETRNIAFFSTNCVEGTARGIVVCTGDRTVMGRIATLTSGLETGKTPIAKEIEHFIRIITGVAVFLGVTFFVLSLILGYSWLEAVIFLIGIIVANVPEGLLATVTVCLTLTAKRMARKNCLVKNLEAVETLGSTSTICSDKTGTLTQNRMTVAHMWFDNQIHEADTTEDQSGCSFDKSSTTWVSSGPYRYLCNRAVFKAGQESLPILKREVAGDASESALLKCIELSCGAVKAMRDKNKKVAEIPFNSTNKYQLSIHETEDENDNRYLLVMKGAPERILDRCNTIMVQGKEQPMDDEMKEAFQNAYLELGGLGERVLGFCHCXMPEDKYPKGFAFDTDDVNFQTDGLCFVGLMSMIDPPRAAVPDAVGKCRSAGIKVIMVTGDHPITAKAIAKGVGIISEGNETVEDIALRLNIPVSQVNPRDAKACVIHGTDLKDLTQEQMDDILKNHTEIVFARTSPQQKLIIVEGCQRQGAIVAVTGDGVNDSPALKKADIGVAMGISALMVTKQAADMILLDDNFASIVTGVEEGRLIFDQLKKSIAYTLTSNIPEITPFLFFILVNIPLPLGTITILCIELGTDMVPAISLAYEAAESDIMKRQPRNPSRDQTGEMRGLISIAYGQIGMIQALGGFFAYFVIMAENGFLPSHLVGIRLNWDDRSNNDLEDSYGQQWTYEQRKIVEFTCHTAFFVSIVVVQWADVIICKTRRNSVFQQGMRNKILIFGLFEETALAAFLSYCPGMDVALRMYPLKPSWWFCAFPYSFLIFVYDEIRKLILRRNPGGWIEKETYY